One window of the Passer domesticus isolate bPasDom1 chromosome 14, bPasDom1.hap1, whole genome shotgun sequence genome contains the following:
- the DMXL2 gene encoding dmX-like protein 2 isoform X2 codes for MHLHQVLTGAVNPGDNGYSVGSVQDTPFTAYGSGCDIVILANDFECVQIIPGAKHGNIQVSCVECSQRQGRIAASYGNAVCIFEPLGINSHKRNCQLKCQWLKTGQFFLSSMTYNLAWDPQGNRLLTATDFLQLWAPPSDDILEEDEDDDASSQIKDDKVLPVLNDWKCVWQCKTATSVHLMSWSPDGEYFATAGKDDCLLKVWYPMTGWKSSLLPQENEEKKKCSEDVQFSFVYLAHPRAVTGFSWRNISKYMPRGLVCNVLLTSCLDGICRLWAETLLPEDTLLGEQICETTTSSISSTISQSGKQKDTIQHALETIHHLKNMRKGQRRSSVLVTHTDVLPDQQGTHEVQRHISHQANALGHFHIAASINPNTDIPSVLAGTAFNIDEGSGGFVVHWLNNKEFHFTSSIEVFMQHLRQISEQQLEQDFDIEAEEEEETEEKEKGLHMKLDHDLSIDRESETGTGTGSSEHEDGEREGSPKTSLLAGPRLPLPTVLLDRKIDLLLTEWNKNPDMLFTIHPVDGTFLVWHVKYLDEYTPGIFRQVQVSFSSRIPVAFPSGDASSLSKNIMMYACPVFVKDSSSAAQQKTMDFPNNTLASKGPSFAQDSANVNIISPVVMMISKHIDGSLNQWAVTFADKSAFTTVLTVSHKFRYCGHRFHLNDLACHSVLPLLLTSSHHNALLTPESDTSWDSDRINRMMDPVKHKRGSSKQQLKNAATRTFHDPNAIYSELILWRVDPIGPLSYTGGVSELARINSLHTSAFSNVAWLPTLIPSYCLGTYCNSASACFVASDGKNLRLYQAVVDARKLLDELSDPESSKLIGEVFNIVSQQSTARPGCIIELDAITNKCGSNTQLLHVFQEDFILGYKPHKEDAEGKETEIFFQPSQGYRPPPFSEKFYLVVIEKDSSGCSVLQMWHLHLKSVQACLAKPTEASSADNKLSVPEQKTVDSSPDVSPGTSPIPRSSSIANLQTASKLILSSRLVYSQPLDLPVGVEVVRATPSAGHLSSSSIYPVCLAPYLIVTSCSDNRVRFWRCTVETDLSSKTEEKETYHWRKWPLMNDEGEDNSSTVSIVGRPVAVSCSYTGRLAVAYKQPIQHNGFVSKEFSMHVCILECESTGGSEWVLEQTIHLDDLVKVGSVLDSRVSVDSNLFVYSKSDAFLNKDKYLVPSIKHLVHLDWVSKEDGSHILTVGVGANIFMYGRLSGIVTDQTSSKEGVAVITLPLGGSIKQGVKSKWVLLRSIDLVSSVDGTPSLPVSLSWVRDGILVVGMDCEMHVYAQWKHAVKFGNGESDVFPSEDSTTQDPLKTSAVVKKTSVIDGAGVVDDVFGTPTVIQDGGLFEAAHVLSPTLPQYHPTQLLELMDLGKVRRAKAILSHLVKCIAGEVAIVKDTEAGEGTGPKRHLSRTISVSGSTAKDTITAGKDGTRDYTEIDSIPPLPLYALLAADQDATYVAEETSKIPQGSEDHAKRKAEDQYSDLFQIQPVTTEDFIDFEPEKRESKSKVINLSQYGPTYFGREHASVLSSHLMHSSLPGLTRLEQMFLVALADTVATTSTELDENRDKNYSGRDTLDECGLRYLLAMRLHTCLLTSLPPLYRVQLLHQGLSTCHFAWAFHSEAEEELINMIPAIQKGDPQWSELRAMGIGWWVRNINTLRRCIEKVAKASFQRNNDALDAALFYLAMKKKAVVWGLFRSQHDEKMTAFFSHNFNEDRWRKAALKNAFALLGKQRFEQSAAFFLLAGSLKDAIEVCLEKMEDIQLAMVIARLYESEFETSVTYTSILYEKILGCQKDGTGFSCTKLHSDPFLRSIAYWIMKDYTRALDTLLEQTPKDDDENPVIVKSCNPVVFSFYNYLRTHPLLIRRYFSSPEGTLATLGLKTEKSFVDKINLIERKLFFTTANAHFKVGCPVLALEVLSKIPKIRKKSAVAGEKDSSSPSIQTDVSDSKALQDGAGSGDIDWSKPISTSFALGSTAESSAQFDWSQPAVKFDDEPLTLDWGEDKNGSDEEDKDVGIMMKKSDSKSEDEKTSDTSMAQTPHGEVSEAGDTEVDVIAEQLKFRACLKILMTELRTLATGYEVDGGKLRFQLYNWLEKEIAAMHEICNHDTGDKDYCKTYTKVNGDLLDPEDIMDKPDIGSYERHQIERRRLQAKREHAERRKWWLQKNQALLRVFLSYCSLHGAQGGGLASVRMELKFLLQESQQETTVKQLQSPLPLPTTLPLLSASIASTKTVIANPVLYLNNHIHDILYTIVQMKSPPHPNIEDVKVYTLHSLAASLSASIYQALCDSHSYSSQTEANQFTGMVYQGLLLSDRRRLRTESIEEHATPNSSPAQWPGVSSLINLLSSAQDEDQPKLNILLCEAVVAVYLSLLIHALATNSCNELFRLAAHPLNSRMWAAVFGGGVKLLVKPRRQSENIPAPPLPSEEMDKHRRRFNMRMLVPGRPVKDSNVPPPVPAERPSYKEKFIPPELSMWDYFMAKPFLPLSDSGVIYDSDESIHSDEEEDDAFLSDVQIQEHTDANSYSWALLHLTMVKLVLHNIKNFFPIAGLEFTDLPVTSPLGIAVIKNLEHWEQILQDRMDQFEGPPPNYINTYPSDLGVGAGPAILRNKAMIEPENTPFKSKDYSALPAKRLWHFLVKQELLQETFIRYIFTKKRKQSEVEADLGYPGGKAKIIHKESDMIMAFAVNKANSNEIVLASTHDVQELDISALLAAQSFIWIGEEYDRESKSSDDVDFRGSTTTLAPSSAPSFGVSQIQPSPSMPWLGTGQTSTGAGVLIKRNLNNVKRMASHPVHQYYLTGAQDGSVRMFEWTRPQQLVCFQQAGNARVTRMYFNAQGNKCGVADGEGFLSIWQVNQTTSNPKPYLSWQCHSKTTSDFAFITSSSLVATSGQSNDNRNVCLWDTLVSSSNSLIHAFTCHDHGATVLQYAPKHQLLISGGRKGYICIFDIRQRQILFTFQAHESAVKALALDPSEDYFVTGSAEGNMKVWRLTGYNLIHSFKNEHAKQSLFRNIGAGVTQIETVQGNRIFSCGADGTLKMRVLPNAFNVPSGIFDIL; via the exons GATGACTGCCTCTTGAAGGTTTGGTATCCTATGACTGGTTGGAAGTCGTCTCTCCTGCCCCAagagaatgaagaaaagaaaaaatgctcaGAGGATGTGCAGTTTTCCTTTGTTTATTTGGCGCATCCCCGAGCAGTGACAGGATTTTCCTGGCGGAACATCAGCAAGTACATGCCCAG GGGGTTGGTCTGTAATGTGTTACTCACATCATGCCTCGATGGCATCTGCCGGCTGTGGGCAGAGACGCTGCTACCCGAAGATACTCTCCTGGGGGAGCAGATCTGTGAAACCACCACTTCCAGCATCAGCAGCACCATCTCTCAGTCTGGAAAGCAAAAGGACACTATACAACATGCACTAGAG ACAATTCATCATttgaaaaatatgagaaaaggacaaaggagGTCTTCAGTCCTTGTTACCCACACAGATGTACTGCCAGATCAGCAGGGCACTCACGAAGTTCAGCGTCACATTTCCCATCAAGCAAATGCACTTGGTCACTTCCACATAGCAGCAAGCATCAACCCTAATACAG ATATTCCTTCAGTGTTGGCTGGAACTGCTTTTAATATAGATGAAGGCAGTGGAGGCTTCGTTGTCCACTGGCTGAATAACAAAGAATTTCATTTTACATCCTCTATTGAAGTATTCATGCAGCATCTAAGACAAATTTCAGAACAACAACTAGAACAAGATTTTGATATTGAAgctgaagaggaagaagaaacagaagaaaaagaaaaaggcttaCATATGAAGTTAGACCATG ATTTGTCTATAGACAGAGAATCAGAGACAGGGACTGGTACAGGCTCTTCAGAACATGAAGATGGAGAAAGAGAGGGAAGCCCCAAAACATCTCTGCTGGCGGGCCCTCGCCTGCCTCTGCCAACAGTTTTGTTGGACCGGAAAATCGACTTGCTCCTAACGGAATGGAACAAGAATCCAGACATGCTCTTTACTATCCATCCTGTTGATGGTACCTTCCTGGTATGGCATGTGAAGTATTTGGATGAATACACTCCAGGCATCTTTCGCCAAGTTCAG gtttcaTTTTCTTCTAGGATTCCTGTTGCATTTCCATCTGGAGATGCTAGCTCCCTTAGCAAAAATATTATGATGTATGCCTGTCCTGTCTTTGTAaaagacagcagcagtgctgcacagcagaaaaCAATGGACTTTCCAAATAATACTCTAGCAAGCAAAGGACCAAGCTTTGCCCAGGACAGTGCAAATGTGAATATAATTTCTCCTGTGGTAATGATGATTTCCAAACATATAGATGGCTCTCTAAACCAGTGGGCAGTTACTTTTGCTGATAAATCAGCTTTCACTACTGTGCTAACTGTATCCCACAAGTTCAGGTACTGTGGACACCGCTTTCACCTCAATGATCTGGCCTGCCATTCCGTTTTACCATTGCTGCTGACATCTTCTCATCACAACGCTCTGTTAACTCCTGAGTCAGACACCTCCTGGGACTCCGACAGGATAAACAGGATGATGGATCCTGTTAAACATAAGAGAGGTTCTTCTAAGCAGCAACTTAAAAACGCAGCAACCCGTACATTCCATGACCCAAATGCAATCTACAGTGAGCTGATTCTGTGGCGAGTAGACCCCATAGGACCTTTATCCTACACTGGAGGAGTGTCTGAGCTGGCTCGAATTAACTCTCTTCACACCTCTGCTTTCTCTAACGTAGCCTGGCTTCCAACACTAATTCCCAGCTATTGCCTTG GTACCTATTGCAACTCTGCTAGTGCTTGCTTTGTTGCATCAGATGGCAAAAACCTGAGGCTCTATCAAGCTGTTGTAGATGCACGAAAGCTTCTGGATGAATTATCTGACCCTGAATCATCT aaACTTATTGGGGAGGTGTTTAATATTGTGAGCCAACAATCTACTGCTCGACCAGGATGTATCATTGAGCTCGATGCAATAACTAACAAA TGTGGCTCAAACACACAATTGCTTCATGTCTTCCAAGAAGACTTCATTTTGGGATACAAACCACATAAGGAGGATGCAGAAGGGAaggaaactgaaatatttttccagcCATCACAAG GGTATCGTCCACCACCTTTCTCAGAGAAGTTCTATCTGGTAGTAATTGAAAAAGATAGTAGTGGCTGTTCTGTTCTTCAAATGTGGCATCTTCATCTCAAATCTGTGCAAGCCTGTTTAG CAAAACCTACTGAAGCATCTTCAGCAGATAATAAGCTTAGTGTACCTGAGCAGAAGACTGTGGATTCTTCTCCAGATGTATCACCTGGCACAAGTCCCATACCACGATCTTCATCAATTGCTAACCTTCAGACTGCTAGTAAACTCATTCTGAGCTCCAGACTTGTGTATAGCCAACCCCTGGATCTTCCTGTTGGTGTGGAAGTAGTAAGAGCAACTCCTTCAGCAG GTCACTTGAGTTCCTCATCAATATACCCTGTCTGCCTCGCACCTTATTTGATAGTAACGTCCTGTTCGGACAACAGAGTGCGGTTCTGGAGATGCACTGTGGAGACTGACCTGAGCAGCAAAACTGAGGAGAAGGAGACATACCACTGGAGAAAATGGCCTTTAATGAACGATGAAGGGGAAGACAACAGCAGTACAGTGAGCATAGTAGGAAGGCCGGTTGCTGTTAGCTGTTCTTACACAGGACGTCTTGCAGTAGCATACAAACAACCCATACAGCATAATGGGTTTGTTTCCAAAGAATTTTCCATGCATGTTTGTATACTTGAATGTGAGTCTACTGGAGGATCAGAGTGGGTTTTGGAACAGACAATTCATCTGGATGATTTAGTTAAGGTTGGAAGTGTACTTGACTCAAGGGTCAGCGTGGATAGTAATTTATTTGTTTACAGTAAATCAGATGCTTTCTTGAATAAAGACAAATACCTGGTGCCCAGTATCAAGCATTTGGTGCATTTGGACTGGGTTTCAAAAGAAGATGGTTCACATATACTGACAGTTGGAGTGGGTGCCAACATCTTCATGTATGGAAGGCTTTCAGGGATTGTAACAGATCAAACCAGCAGCAAAGAGGGAGTAGCTGTCATCACCCTGCCACTAGGAGGGAGCATAAAACAAGGTGTGAAGTCAAAGTGGGTGTTGCTGAGGTCCATTGATTTGGTTTCATCTGTGGATGGCACTCCttccctgcctgtgtccctgtcctgggtGAGAGATGGAATACTGGTGGTGGGAATGGACTGTGAAATGCACGTTTATGCCCAGTGGAAACACGCAGTCAAGTTTGGTAATGGAGAAAGCGatgtttttccttctgaagaCTCAACAACACAAGATCCCCTCAAAACAAGCGCAGTAGTGAAGAAGACGAGTGTAATTGATGGGGCAGGTGTTGTGGATGATGTTTTTGGCACTCCAACTGTAATTCAGGATGGGGGCCTCTTTGAAGCTGCTCATGTTCTTTCACCTACTCTACCCCAGTATCATCCCACCCAGTTATTAGAACTGATGGACCTGGGTAAAGTTCGCCGAGCCAAAGCCATTCTGTCGCATTTAGTTAAATGCATTGCAGGAGAAGTTGCAATAGTCAAAGACACAGAGGCTGGAGAAGGGACTGGTCCTAAACGCCATCTTTCTCGCACCATCAGTGTGAGTGGCAGTACTGCCAAGGATACCATTACTGCTGGGAAGGATGGCACCCGAGACTACACAGAGATAGACTCAATTCCCCCACTGCCGCTGTATGCACTGCTTGCTgctgatcaggatgccacctATGTTGCCGAAGAAACTTCTAAAATACCTCAGGGCTCTGAAGACCatgcaaagagaaaagcagaggaTCAGTACTCGGATCTGTTCCAGATTCAACCTGTTACAACGGAAGACTTTATAGATTTTGAGCCTGAAAAGAGGGAGAGTAAATCCAAAGTGATTAATCTGTCACAGTATGGGCCAACTTACTTTGGCCGAGAGCATGCCAGTGTCCTTTCAAGCCACCTGATGCACTCAAGTTTGCCAGGCCTCACTCGACTGGAGCAGATGTTCCTTGTAGCTTTGGCAGACACTGTGGCCACGACAAGCACTGAACTAGATGAGAACAGAGATAAGAATTACTCAG GAAGAGATACCTTAGATGAATGTGGCCTCCGGTACCTGCTGGCCATGCGCCTGCACACCTGCCTGCTGACATCCCTGCCTCCCCTGTACCGTGTCCAGCTGCTCCACCAAG GCCTGTCAACTTGCCATTTTGCATGGGCTTTCCATTCTGAGGCGGAGGAGGAGTTGATCAATATGATTCCTGCTATCCAGAAGGGAGACCCACAGTGGTCTGAGCTGAGAGCTATGGGCATTGGTTGGTGGGTCAGGAATATCAACACTCTCCGAAGGTGCATTGAGAAG GTTGCAAAAGCTTCGTTCCAGAGGAACAATGATGCCTTAGATGCTGCACTTTTTTACCTTGCTATGAAGAAAAAAGCAGTGGTGTGGGGTCTGTTTAG GTCCCAGCATGATGAAAAGATGACTGCCTTTTTCAGCCACAACTTCAATGAAGACCGATGGCGtaaagctgctttaaaaaatgcttttgctttgttggGAAAACAACGTTTTGAGCAGTCAGCTGCATTTTTCTTGCTAGCAGGTTCACTAAAAGATGCTATAGAG GTGTGCCTTGAGAAAATGGAAGACATCCAGTTGGCCATGGTCATTGCTCGTTTGTATGAATCAGAGTTTGAAACCTCTGTCACATACACCTCCATTCTCTATGAAAAGATTTTGGGTTGCCAGAAGGATGGAACCGGATTCAGCTGTACTAAGTTGCATTCTGATCCATTTCTGAGAAGCATTGCATACTGGATAATGAAAGATTACACACGAGCACTGGATACATTATTGGAACAAACGCCCAAAGATGATGATGAAAACCCAG TTATCGTCAAATCCTGCAATCCTGTGGTGTTCAGTTTCTACAACTATCTTCGGACCCACCCTTTGCTCATCCGAAGATACTTCAGCTCCCCAGAAGGAACTCTCGCCACCTTAGGTCTAAAAACTGAGAAAAGCTTTGTTGATAAAATTAATCttatagaaagaaaattattcttcaCTACTGCAAATGCTCACTTTAAAGTGGGCTGCCCTGTACTAGCTCTTGAAGTCCTTTCCAAAATtccaaaaataagaaaaaagtcTGCTGTAGCTGGAGAAAAAGATTCATCCAGTCCTTCAATCCAGACTGACGTTTCAGATTCCAAAGCCCTACAGGATGGTGCTGGAAGTGGTGATATAGACTGGTCAAAACCCATTTCAACTTCCTTTGCTTTGGGGAGCACTGCTGAATCTTCAGCACAATTTGACTGGAGTCAACCAGCAGTAAAATTTGATGATGAGCCACTTACTCTTGATTGGGGTGAAGACAAAAATGGATCAGATGAAGAAGACAAGGATGTTGGGATAATGATGAAAAAGTCTGATTCTAAGAGTGAAGATGAGAAGACCTCAGACACCAGCATGGCTCAAACACCACATGGGGAGGTTTCTGAGGCAGGAGACACTGAGGTTGATGTTATTGCTGAGCAATTGAAATTCAGGGCCTGTTTGAAAATCCTTATGACTGAACTGAGGACTTTGGCTACAGGTTATGAAGTGGATGGAGGAAAGCTCAGATTTCAACTGTACAACTGGCTGGAAAAAGAGATTGCTGCTATGCATGAAATATGCAACCATGACACAGGGGACAAAGACTACTGTAAAACATATACCAAAGTAAATGGGGATCTGCTTGACCCAGAAGATATTATGGATAAGCCAGACATTGGCTCGTACGAACGGCACCAGATCGAAAGACGCAGGTTACAGGCCAAGCGAGAACATGCTGAGAGAAGGAAGTGGTGGCTGCAGAAGAACCAAGCTCTTCTCAGGGTTTTCCTCAGTTATTGTAGTCTTCATGGGGCACAAGGTGGAGGTTTAGCATCTGTAAGGATGGAGCTGAAGTTCTTGCTGCAGGAGTCACAGCAG gaaACTACTGTAAAGCAACTCCAGTCTCCGCTTCCACTACCCACAACACTTCCACTGCTTTCTGCAAGCATAGCGTCCACAAAAACTGTGATAGCTAATCCTGTGCTGTACTTAAACAACCACATCCATGATATACTTTACACTATTGTGCAGATGAAATCACCACCACATCCTAATATTGAAGATGTCAAG GTGTACACACTTCACTCTTTAGCAGCTTCTCTTTCTGCATCCATTTATCAAGCACTATGTGACAGCCACAGCTACAG CAGTCAAACAGAAGCAAATCAGTTTACTGGGATGGTCTATCAAGGACTGCTTTTGAGTGATCGACGCAGACTGAGGACAGAAAGCATCGAAGAGCACGCAACTCCAAACTCATCTCCTGCTCAGTGGCCTG GTGTGAGTTCACTTATCAACCTCTTAAGTTCAGCTCAGGATGAAGACCAACCAAAGCTGAACATCCTGCTGTGTGAAGCTGTGGTAGCCGTGTACCTGAGTCTGCTGATCCACGCCCTGGCCACCAACTCGTGTAACGAGCTGTTCCGGCTGGCGGCGCACCCGCTCAACAGCCGCATGTGGGCTGCTGTCTTTGGAGGGGGCGTCAAGCTGCTCGTGAAACCCCGCCGGCAGTCCGAGAACATCCCAG CACCTCCTCTTCCATCAGAAGAAATGGATAAACACCGCCGTCGGTTCAACATGAGAATGCTGGTGCCAGGAAGACCAGTAAAAGACAGCAATGTGCCACCACCTGTACCTGCAGAAAGACCCTCTTACAAAGAAAAGTTTATTCCTCCAGAACTCAGCATGTGGGACTATTTTATGGCAAAG CCCTTTCTCCCTTTATCAGACAGTGGTGTTATCTATGATTCTGATGAAAGCATTCACAGtgatgaggaagaggatgatGCTTTCCTCTCTGATGTGCAGATCCAGGAACACACTGATGCCAATTCTTACAG CTGGGCTCTTCTACATCTGACAATGGTAAAATTAGTTCTGCACAACATTAAGAACTTCTTTCCCATTGCTGGTCTGGAATTCACTG ATCTGCCTGTAACATCTCCATTGGGCATTGCTGTAATAAAAAATTTAGAACACTGGGAACAGATTCTTCAAGATAGAATGGACCAGTTTGAAGGTCCACCTCCAAACTACATCAATACTTACCCCAGTGACCTGGGTGTAGGGGCAGGACCAGCTATTCTCCGCAATAAAGCCATGATTGAACCTGAGAACACACCATTCAA ATCAAAGGATTACTCAGCTCTTCCAGCAAAAAGGCTCTGGCATTTTCTTGTGAAGCAAGAACTTCTTCAGGAGACTTTCATAAGATATATattcacaaagaaaagaaagcagagtGAG GTTGAAGCAGATCTTGGATACCctggaggaaaagcaaaaatcatTCACAAAGAATCAGATATGATAATGGCATTTGCAGTTAACAAG GCAAACAGCAATGAAATTGTTTTGGCATCTACACATGATGTTCAAGAACTTGATATTTCAGCTCTACTGGCTGCTCAGTCGTTTATATGGATTGGGGAAGAATATGACAGAGAGTCTAAAAG TTCTGATGACGTTGACTTCCGTGGTTCTACCACAACACTGGCTCCTTCAAGTGCACCATCATTTGGAGTGAGTCAGATCCAGCCATCTCCATCCATGCCCTGGCTAGGCACTGGGCAAACCAGCACTGGAGCTGGTGTG CTGATTAAAAGAAATCTGAATAACGTCAAGAGAATGGCTTCACATCCAGTCCATCAGTATT ATCTTACAGGAGCACAAGATGGAAGTGTCCGAATGTTTGAGTGGACAAGGCCACAGCAGCTGGTGTGCTTCCAGCAGGCTGGGAATGCCAGGGTGACAAGGATGTATTTCAATGCCCAGGGAAATAAG TGTGGTGTTGCTGATGGTGAAGGTTTTCTAAGTATTTGGCAAGTAAACCAAACCACCTCAAATCCTAAGCCCTACCTG agTTGGCAGTGCCACAGTAAAACCACAAGTGACTTTGCATTTATAACCTCCTCAAGTCTAGTTGCTACATCGGGACAATCCAATGATAACAG aAATGTGTGCCTCTGGGACACCTTGGTTTCATCTAGTAACAGTCTTATACATG CCTTCACTTGTCACGACCACGGTGCCACAGTACTTCAGTATGCGCCCAAGCATCAACTGCTCATTTCTGGAGGTAGGAAGGGATATATCTGCATCTTTGACATCAGACAGAGGCAAATCCTGTTCACCTTCCAAGCACACGAGTCAGCTGTTAAGGCCCTTGCACTGGATCCTTCCGAGGACTATTTTGTTACAGGCTCAGCTGAAGGCAACATGAAG GTGTGGAGACTGACTGGCTACAATTTAATTCATTCGTTTAAAAATGAACATGCTAAGCAATCCCTTTTCAGAAATATTGGTGCTGGTGTCACCCAGATTGAGACTGTGCAAGGCAATCGTATCTTCTCCTGTGGAGCAGATGGCACACTGAAAATGAGGGTTCTTCCCAATGCTTTCAATGTACCTTCAGGCATTTTTGACATTCTGTAG